ATGCCGACACCGTTCGGCTCATTCCCGGCGGCGGGCAGGAGCAGGGGCGGCGTGGCGGCACGGAATCGGCGAGCCTGGTTGCCGGGTTCGGCGCGGCCGCCGAGGCGTTCCCGCAGCATTACGATGCTGCGCGGGTTGCAAAGCTGACATTCCAACTCATGTATAGACTGCGTGAGCTGGAAGGTGCTGTGGTGGTATTCGGCGAAAAAGCTCAGCGAGTGGGTAACGTCGTCGATTTCGCAGCGCCGGGCCTCAAGAATGCCGTGGCGATGATGGGCCTCGATCTCATGGGAATTTCGGTTTCCTCCGGGTCGGCCTGTTCGTCGGGCAAGGTAGGGCCCAGTCATGTCCTGGCCGCGATGGGTGTAGCGCCTGAACTGGCAGACTGCGCCCTGCGCGTGAGCCTGGGCTGGAATTCGACTGAAGAGGATGTCTCGGCGTTCCTTCAGGGGTTTGAACAGGTCCTCGACCGGCACCGGCGCCGGCATGGACAGGCGGCCTGACGGCCGTCGAGTAGGAGAAGAACAATGGCTGCGTTCGATATTCCGACGCTCAAGGAGAACATCGACCACGACACCGTGGAGAAGGTGCTCGCCCTGGACGTGGACAAGTACAAGTACGGCTTCGAGACCGATATCGAATCCGACCTGGCGCCGAAGGGGCTGAATGAGGAAATCGTTCGTCTCATCTCGGCCAAGAAGAACGAGCCGGAATGGATGCTGGAATGGCGCCTCGACGCCTATCGTCGCTGGCTGACCATGACCGAGCCCAACTGGGCCAAGGTCCACTATCCCAAGATCGACTTCCAGGAGATCCACTACTACGCTGCTCCCAAGGGCACGAAGGGCCCCAAGAGCTTGGACGAGGTGGACCCGGAACTCCTCCGCACCTACGAAAAGCTCGGCATCCCGCTCAAGGAGCAGGCGATCCTGGCCGGCGTCGAGGGCGCGGGCCAGACCCCGTTCGGCTCGAACGTGGCCGTGGACGCGGTGTTCGATTCCGTGTCCGTCGTCACCACGTTCCGCGAGGAACTGGCCAAGCACGGCATCATCTTCTGCTCGATCTCGGAAGCCATCCGCGAATATCCCGAGCTCGTGAAGCAATATCTGGGTTCGGTCGTGCCGGTGACCGACAACTACTATGCCACGCTCAATTCGGCGGTCTTCACCGACGGTTCGTTCGTCTACATCCCCAAGGGCGTTCGCTGCCCGATGGAGCTGTCGACCTATTTCCGCATCAACGAGAAGAATACCGGCCAGTTCGAGCGCACGCTCATCATTGCCGATGAAGGTTCCTATGTGAGCTATCTCGAGGGCTGCACGGCTCCGTCGCGAGACGAGAACCAGCTGCACGCCGCCGTGGTCGAACTCGTGGCTCAGGCCGACGCCGAGATCAAGTATTCGACGGTCCAGAACTGGTATCCTGGCGACAAGGACGGCAAGGGCGGCATCTACAACTTCGTCACCAAGCGCGGCGATTGCCGTGGCGACCGCTCCAAGATTTCCTGGACGCAGGTGGAGACCGGCTCGGCCATCACCTGGAAGTACCCGAGCTGCATCCTGCGCGGCGACGGTTCGAGCGGCGAGTTCTACTCGATCGCCATCTCGAACGGCTACCAGCAGGTCGACAGCGGCACCAAGATGCTGCACCTGGGCAAGAACACCACGAGCCGGATCATTTCCAAGGGCATCGCGGCGGGCTTCTCGGACAACACCTATCGTGGCCAGGTCTCGGCGCATGCCAAGGCCAAGAACGCCCGCAACTTCACGCAGTGCGACAGCCTGCTGATCGGTGACCGGTGCGGCGCGCATACCGTGCCCTATATCGAGAGCAAGAACGCTTCCACGGTCTTCGAGCACGAGGCAACCACCTCGAAAATCTCGGACGACCAGATGTTCTACTGCCTGCAGCGCGGGCTTTCGGAAGAGGAAGCGGTGGCGCTGATCGTCAACGGCTTCGTGCGCGACGTGCTTCAGCACCTGCCGATGGAATTCATGGTCGAGACGCAAAAGCTCATCTCGATCAGCCTCGAAGGCAGCGTGGGCTAACAGACAGATTTCGGAGAATAGACAGATGACCACCCCGATGCTTGAAATCCGCGATCTGCATGTTCGCATCGAAGAGCGCGAAATCCTCAAGGGCGTGAACCTGGTGCTGCCCAAGGGCGAAGTGCATGCCATCATGGGCCGTAACGGCTCGGGCAAGTCCACGCTTTCCTACGTGCTGGCCGGCAAGGAAGACTACGAAGTCACGAGCGGCGAAATCCTGCTCGATGGCGAGAACATCCTCGAGATGGAACCCGACGAGCGTGCCGCCGCCGGTATTTTCCTCGCCTTCCAGTACCCGATCGAAATCCCCGGCGTCGCCACCATGACTTTCCTCAAGGCCGCCATGAACGCCCAGCGCAAGGCGCGCGGCGAGGGCGAGCTTACGACGCCCGAATTCATGAAGGCCGTCAAGGAAGCCGGCAGCCGCCTCCATATCGACAGCGACATGCTCAAGCGTGCGCTCAATGTCGGTTTCTCGGGGGGCGAGAAGAAGCGCGCCGAAATCCTGCAGATGGCGCTGCTCCAGCCCAAGATGTGCATCCTCGACGAGACCGATTCCGGCCTCGATATCGATGCGCTCAAGGTGGTGTCGGAAGGCGTCAACGCGCTGCGTTCGCCCGAGCGTTCCATGCTCGTCATCACGCACTACCAGCGCCTGCTCAACCACATCGTTCCCGATGTCGTGCACGTCTTCTCGGACGGCAGGATCGTCGAGAGCGGCGGCAAGGAACTGGCGCTTGAGCTCGAAGCCAAGGGCTATGCCGATTTCGACGAAAACGCGGCGGCTTGAACCAGATGGCAATAGCTTTCCCCGTCCGGCTCGGGCCGGCTGAAAACACGCTGATCGAGCAGCTCAACGCTGCCGGTGCCGCTGACCAGGCCGAGCGCCTAGCCGGTGCGGGCCTGCCGACGCGCCGCGTCGAGACCTATCACTATACCGACCTCAAGACCCTGCTGCGCAGCGTTCCGCCGCTGGCCGGGGCCGCGACTTCCGCCAGCGCTCCGGCGCTCGAAGTTCCCGGCGCCTTCCAGCTCATGATCGCCAACGGCGCTGTCCAGGCGCATGGCACGGCTCCGGCCGGCGTCATCGTCGGCAAGGCCGAGGGCTCGGTGCTCACTACCCGCGACGACGTGATCGTGCGGTTCAACACCGCCTTCGCCAAGGAGAGCCTGGTGCTCAACCTCGAAGGCTCGGTCGATCCGGTCATCCAGATCGACCGCCGTACCGAGGGACCCGCCGCGCATGCGTCGAGTTCGGCTCGCATCTTCGTGGCCGACAACGGCTCGGCGACGATCATCGAGACCTATTCGGGCAGCCAGGAAGCGCACCTCGCCAACCACGCGACCTATGTCGATGTCGGCGCGAACGCCAACGTGACCCACATCACTGTGGACCTCTCCGCCAAGGCCTCGACCCACTTCGCCACGGTCGAATATCAGATCGGCGAGAACGCCAAGCTGCGTTCGCTCGTGATCCATGCCGGCGCCGCGCTCGAGCGCACGCAGATCTTCTCGCGCTTTGCGGGCGAGGGGGCTTATGCCGATTTCACCGGGCTCAACCTCGTCAAGGACGGGCAGCACGGCGACATCACGCTCAACGTCAACCACGAAGTGCCCAATACGGGCAGCAAGGAACTCTACAAGCAGATCGCCCGCGGGCGTTCGCGTGCGGTGTTCCAGGGCAAGATCGTGGTGGAGCGGGATTCCCAGAAGACCGATTCCAAGATGATGATGCAGGGCCTGATGCTCTCGGACGAAGCCGAGATCCTCTCCAAGCCCGAGCTCGAAATCTATGCCGACGACGTGGTCTGCGGCCATGGTTCGACCTGCGGGAAGCTCGATGAGGACTGGCTGTTCTATCTCGTCAGCCGCGGCATTCCCAAGGAAGAGGCCGAGACCATGCTGGTCCGTGGCTTCCTCGAGGAACTGCTCGACCCGATCGAGGACGAGGCCCTCAACGAGTCGCTCAAGGCGATCGTGGATAGCTGGCTGCTGGGCAAATGACCTTCGACCTCGCAAAGGTCCGGGCGGATTTTCCGATCCTTTCGGAGAAGATCCACGGGCAAAGGCTGGTTTATCTGGACAGCGGTGCATCGGCGCAGAAGCCGGCGCAGGTGCTGGACCGGATGGACTATGCCCATCGGCACGAATACGCCAACGTCCATCGCGGGCTGCACACGCTCGCGAACCGGGCCACCGAGGCCTATGAGGGCGGCCGCGAGGCTGCCCGGCGCCTGCTGAACGCCAAAAGGATCGAAGAGATCATCTTCACCAAGTCGGCGACCGAGGCGATCAACCTCGTTGCGTCCTCCTTCGCCGGCCCGCGTATTTCCGAAGGTGACGAGATCGTCGTCACCATCATGGAGCACCATTCCAACATCGTGCCCTGGCATTTCCACCGGGAGCGCAAGGGCGCGGTGCTCAAGTTCGTCGACGTTCGCGACGACGGCAGCTTCGATATCGATGCCTTTGAGAAGGCGCTGACGCCCAAGACCAGGATGGTCGCGGTGACGCATATGTCGAACGTCTTGGGCACGGTGACGCCGATCAAGGAAGTCATCGAGATCGCCCATGCACGCGGCATTCCGGTGCTCGTCGACGGCAGCCAGGGCGCCGTTCACCTCAAGGTGGACGTGCAGGACCTCGATGTCGATTTCTACGTCGCCACCGGCCACAAGCTCTACGGCCCCACCGGCATCGGCATCCTTTACGGCAAGTTCGACCTGCTCAAGAACATGCAGCCCTATCAGGGCGGCGGCGAGATGATCGACATCGTGACCGTGGACGGCATCACCTATAACGAGCCGCCGCATCGTTTCGAGGCCGGCACCCCGCCCATCGTCCAGGCCATCGGCCTTGGTGCAGCCATCGATTATGTCGATGCGCTCGGCCGTGACGCCATCGCGGAACATGAAGCAGAACTAACGGCTTACGCGCAGGGGCGTTTGCAGAGAATCAACTCGCTGCGCCTCATCGGCACGGCGCCGGGCAAGGGCGGCATCTTCTCGTTCGCCATCGACGGAGCCCACGCCCATGACGTGGCGACGATCCTCGACCGCTACGGCATTGCCGTGCGGGCCGGCACCCATTGCGCCATGCCCTTGCTCAATCGCTTCGGCGTCACCTCTACATGCCGGGCCTCCTTCGGCCTATATAACGGCAAGGATGATGTTGATGCGCTTGTCGAGGGTATCGAGAAGGCGCGGA
The sequence above is a segment of the Paradevosia shaoguanensis genome. Coding sequences within it:
- the sufB gene encoding Fe-S cluster assembly protein SufB, which translates into the protein MAAFDIPTLKENIDHDTVEKVLALDVDKYKYGFETDIESDLAPKGLNEEIVRLISAKKNEPEWMLEWRLDAYRRWLTMTEPNWAKVHYPKIDFQEIHYYAAPKGTKGPKSLDEVDPELLRTYEKLGIPLKEQAILAGVEGAGQTPFGSNVAVDAVFDSVSVVTTFREELAKHGIIFCSISEAIREYPELVKQYLGSVVPVTDNYYATLNSAVFTDGSFVYIPKGVRCPMELSTYFRINEKNTGQFERTLIIADEGSYVSYLEGCTAPSRDENQLHAAVVELVAQADAEIKYSTVQNWYPGDKDGKGGIYNFVTKRGDCRGDRSKISWTQVETGSAITWKYPSCILRGDGSSGEFYSIAISNGYQQVDSGTKMLHLGKNTTSRIISKGIAAGFSDNTYRGQVSAHAKAKNARNFTQCDSLLIGDRCGAHTVPYIESKNASTVFEHEATTSKISDDQMFYCLQRGLSEEEAVALIVNGFVRDVLQHLPMEFMVETQKLISISLEGSVG
- the sufC gene encoding Fe-S cluster assembly ATPase SufC, coding for MLEIRDLHVRIEEREILKGVNLVLPKGEVHAIMGRNGSGKSTLSYVLAGKEDYEVTSGEILLDGENILEMEPDERAAAGIFLAFQYPIEIPGVATMTFLKAAMNAQRKARGEGELTTPEFMKAVKEAGSRLHIDSDMLKRALNVGFSGGEKKRAEILQMALLQPKMCILDETDSGLDIDALKVVSEGVNALRSPERSMLVITHYQRLLNHIVPDVVHVFSDGRIVESGGKELALELEAKGYADFDENAAA
- the sufD gene encoding Fe-S cluster assembly protein SufD — translated: MAIAFPVRLGPAENTLIEQLNAAGAADQAERLAGAGLPTRRVETYHYTDLKTLLRSVPPLAGAATSASAPALEVPGAFQLMIANGAVQAHGTAPAGVIVGKAEGSVLTTRDDVIVRFNTAFAKESLVLNLEGSVDPVIQIDRRTEGPAAHASSSARIFVADNGSATIIETYSGSQEAHLANHATYVDVGANANVTHITVDLSAKASTHFATVEYQIGENAKLRSLVIHAGAALERTQIFSRFAGEGAYADFTGLNLVKDGQHGDITLNVNHEVPNTGSKELYKQIARGRSRAVFQGKIVVERDSQKTDSKMMMQGLMLSDEAEILSKPELEIYADDVVCGHGSTCGKLDEDWLFYLVSRGIPKEEAETMLVRGFLEELLDPIEDEALNESLKAIVDSWLLGK
- a CDS encoding cysteine desulfurase, which codes for MTFDLAKVRADFPILSEKIHGQRLVYLDSGASAQKPAQVLDRMDYAHRHEYANVHRGLHTLANRATEAYEGGREAARRLLNAKRIEEIIFTKSATEAINLVASSFAGPRISEGDEIVVTIMEHHSNIVPWHFHRERKGAVLKFVDVRDDGSFDIDAFEKALTPKTRMVAVTHMSNVLGTVTPIKEVIEIAHARGIPVLVDGSQGAVHLKVDVQDLDVDFYVATGHKLYGPTGIGILYGKFDLLKNMQPYQGGGEMIDIVTVDGITYNEPPHRFEAGTPPIVQAIGLGAAIDYVDALGRDAIAEHEAELTAYAQGRLQRINSLRLIGTAPGKGGIFSFAIDGAHAHDVATILDRYGIAVRAGTHCAMPLLNRFGVTSTCRASFGLYNGKDDVDALVEGIEKARTFFA